The stretch of DNA ATGCGACCAAGCCGTTGCGTATTGCCATTGTCGGCCGTCCCAATGCGGGAAAATCGACGATGATCAACACCATGCTCGGCGAGGACCGTCTGCTGACGGGACCCGAAGCAGGCATCACACGTGATTCGATATCGGTCGACTGGGAATGGCGCGGACGCAAAATCAAGCTGTTCGACACCGCCGGTCTCAGGCGCAAATCGCGCGTGCAGGAAAAGCTTGAAAAGCTCTCCGTTGCTGATGGGCTACGCGCCATTCGGTTTGCCGAAGTGGTCGTCATCGTGCTTGATGCAACGATTCCGTTCGAAAAACAGGACTTGCAGATTGCCGATCTCATTATTCGTGAAGGTCGTGCGCCGATCATCGCTTTTAACAAATGGGACCTGATCGAGGACCGGCAGATGGTGCTGGCCGATCTCCATGAAAAGACGGCGCGGCTCTTGCCGCAGGTGCGCGGGCTTCGCGCCGTGCCGATTTCGGGGGAGCGCGGGCAGGGTCTCGACAAGCTGATGGAAAATCTGGTGGCGACGCATGAAATATGGAACCGCCGCATTTCAACAGGCAAGCTCAACCGGTGGCTGGAAGGCGTTGTCGCACACCATCCGCCGCCAGCCGTTTCGGGCCGCAGATTGAAAGTGAAATACATGACGCAGGTCAAGACGCGCCCTCCGGGGTTTGTCGTGTCCTGCTCGCGCCCTGACGCGATGCCGCAATCCTATGTGCGCTATCTCATCAACGGCTTACGCGAAACTTTCGACATGCCGGGCGTGCCGATCAGGCTTTCTCTGCGCACCTCGGACAATCCTTTTGCGGGACGTGCGAAGAAGAAGAAATAGAGCGGATGAAATAGCAAAAGCCCGGAACCAGTGTTCCGGGCTTTTGTTTTACGATCATGTCTGCAATCAGTCTTTCGCTGCGGCGGCCTTTTTGAGGCAATCATCGATGCTTGTTTCGCAAACCGGCAGTTTTGCGCGCTCCACCGGTTTATCGCGCATAGACTCGTAAAGAATGCGGAATTCCACATCCTTGTAATTATAAGTTTTGGCTTTGGAACGGATACGGCTTTTTTCAAGCGCCGCACCGGTAATTGCCATATGGCGCGACAGGAATTTGTAGG from Brucella sp. BE17 encodes:
- the der gene encoding ribosome biogenesis GTPase Der is translated as MGFTLAIVGRPNVGKSTLFNRLVGRKLALVDDLPGVTRDRRIHDAKLYDLKFQVIDTAGLEEAANDSLEARMRAQTEAAITEADAILFVIDAKAGITPTDSTFAELVRRSGRPVVLVANKAEARGAQSGMYDAFQLGLGEPCPISAEHGQGMPDLRDAIVELLGEERVFEDEREEEAAAEVFTPAAVGALVGDDIEDPDAEEIPAYDATKPLRIAIVGRPNAGKSTMINTMLGEDRLLTGPEAGITRDSISVDWEWRGRKIKLFDTAGLRRKSRVQEKLEKLSVADGLRAIRFAEVVVIVLDATIPFEKQDLQIADLIIREGRAPIIAFNKWDLIEDRQMVLADLHEKTARLLPQVRGLRAVPISGERGQGLDKLMENLVATHEIWNRRISTGKLNRWLEGVVAHHPPPAVSGRRLKVKYMTQVKTRPPGFVVSCSRPDAMPQSYVRYLINGLRETFDMPGVPIRLSLRTSDNPFAGRAKKKK
- a CDS encoding DUF5086 family protein encodes the protein MRAKLLMITAMLGASAVTFSAARAQALNENIVIADTPKMTRWAAVHVVPDEAAGEPYFHVEIFEHEKGAQPWAYKFLSRHMAITGAALEKSRIRSKAKTYNYKDVEFRILYESMRDKPVERAKLPVCETSIDDCLKKAAAAKD